One stretch of Filifactor alocis ATCC 35896 DNA includes these proteins:
- the rpsO gene encoding 30S ribosomal protein S15, giving the protein MTAERKTEIIKEYAVHEGDTGSPEVQIAVLTGRILELNDHLKVHPKDSHSRRGLFKMVGTRRNLLKYLKSKDLERYNSLIKRLGLRK; this is encoded by the coding sequence ATGACAGCAGAAAGAAAGACTGAAATTATTAAAGAGTATGCGGTACACGAAGGAGATACAGGGTCTCCGGAAGTTCAAATTGCAGTTTTGACAGGAAGAATTTTGGAATTAAATGACCATTTAAAAGTGCATCCAAAAGATTCTCATTCAAGAAGAGGTTTGTTCAAAATGGTAGGAACAAGAAGAAATCTTCTTAAATATCTAAAATCAAAAGATTTGGAAAGATATAACTCTCTAATTAAACGATTAGGATTGAGAAAATAG